A portion of the Oceanidesulfovibrio indonesiensis genome contains these proteins:
- the fliG gene encoding flagellar motor switch protein FliG: MPDQLTGHQKTAILLLAMGDKFTSEMFKRMDRSEITAVSRAMVDLETVPQEAVEEVVREYHKALVTGQDMIQGGGDAVKRLLTKNLDSETAKYIMDALDLDHGPAPFRELENISPRILSQILRNEHPQTLALILGHLHPDQAAELLQNLPSGVRPEILMRLARLEAVPEDTLMEVDKVLQSQLIAMGGKEGKKVGGVQAVAEILNAVDRATEEEVLSEIEEESAQMAEEIRNLMFVFDDIKGLDDRHIRELLKEISNEDLTLALKGASEDLQEKFFSNLSERAAAMIREDLEIMGPVRLSDVETAQQSIVKTVRRLEVENRIQISRGSGDVFV, translated from the coding sequence GTGCCTGATCAACTCACAGGACACCAGAAGACGGCCATACTCTTGCTGGCCATGGGCGACAAGTTCACGTCGGAGATGTTCAAACGCATGGACCGCTCCGAGATCACAGCCGTCTCCCGCGCCATGGTCGACCTGGAAACAGTACCACAGGAAGCGGTGGAAGAGGTGGTGCGCGAGTACCACAAGGCCCTCGTCACCGGACAGGACATGATCCAGGGCGGCGGCGATGCGGTCAAACGCCTGCTCACCAAGAACCTGGACAGCGAGACGGCCAAGTACATCATGGACGCCCTCGACCTGGACCACGGCCCGGCGCCGTTCCGCGAACTGGAGAACATCAGTCCGCGCATCCTTTCCCAGATTCTCAGAAACGAGCACCCCCAGACCCTGGCGCTCATCCTCGGCCATCTCCACCCGGACCAGGCAGCCGAACTGCTCCAGAACCTGCCGTCCGGCGTGCGCCCGGAGATACTAATGCGCCTGGCGCGGCTCGAAGCAGTGCCCGAGGACACGCTCATGGAAGTGGACAAGGTGCTCCAAAGCCAACTTATCGCCATGGGTGGAAAAGAAGGCAAGAAAGTGGGCGGCGTGCAGGCCGTGGCGGAAATCCTCAATGCCGTGGATCGCGCCACGGAAGAGGAAGTCCTTTCCGAGATCGAGGAGGAATCCGCGCAGATGGCCGAAGAAATCCGGAACCTCATGTTCGTGTTCGACGACATCAAGGGGCTGGACGACCGTCACATCCGCGAACTGCTCAAGGAAATCTCCAACGAGGACCTCACTCTCGCGCTCAAGGGCGCGTCCGAAGACCTTCAGGAGAAGTTCTTCTCCAACCTCTCTGAACGCGCCGCCGCCATGATCCGCGAGGATCTGGAAATCATGGGTCCGGTGCGGCTCTCGGACGTGGAGACCGCGCAGCAGTCCATAGTCAAGACCGTCCGCCGTCTGGAGGTGGAGAACCGCATTCAGATATCGAGGGGCTCGGGCGATGTCTTCGTCTAA